A genomic stretch from Telopea speciosissima isolate NSW1024214 ecotype Mountain lineage chromosome 7, Tspe_v1, whole genome shotgun sequence includes:
- the LOC122667257 gene encoding 65-kDa microtubule-associated protein 3-like: protein MSTLQDDQFSQMETTCGTLLYELKVIWDEVGESDAERDKMLFELEQECVEVYRRKVDQANRCRAQLRQAIADYEAELASICSAMGELPVNIRQCDQNAGSLKEELRAIVPELEEMQKRKCERRNQFIDILQQTQKISNEIGRSTEYSVVDETDLSLRKLEEFNRQLQALQKEKEERLKQVLDYLKSLNSFCLVLGMDFKNKVHEVHPSLDDSEVTKNISDNTIERLAAAIQTLRKIKIERMQKLQDLATTMLELWHLMDTPIEEQQMFQNVTCNIAASEHEITEHNILSEDFINYVEAEVSRLEELKASKMKELVLKKRSELEEICRRTHMVAEADTGMEYAIEAIDSGVVDPASVLEQLELQIARSKEEAFSRKEILEKVEKWLAACEEECWLEEYNRDENRYNTGRGGHLILKRAEKARSTVNKLPAMVDALASKTIAWERERGVEFTYDGIRLLAMLEEYSILRQEKEQERRRQRDQKKLQGQLIAEQEVLFGSKPSPLKPQSGKKVSRPSTGGGPGSKRLSLGGAMLQTPKPDLVNSTKAALQSRTVKKGLLQNDSLNHHEDEGFAALHSGRRGLDSAGFPVKQHSLNAANAGDIESPMMRKPFSPVSKANTTNLMEDMNKAQKILPSNNMAMTTPSKLAFLNDEEENRTPKAMSVPVPATPSTVSVPMQTAITPVPSSVLHGASTMGEMPEVIEYSFEERRAGFILPQTHMKSIVQV from the exons ATGTCTACTCTCCAAGATGATCAGTTTTCGCAAATGGAAACAACTTGTGGAACTCTTCTCTATGAACTTAAG GTGATATGGGACGAAGTTGGAGAATCCGATGCTGAAAGGGATAAAATGCTGTTTGAATTAGAACAAGAGTGTGTAGAAGTATACAGAAGGAAGGTGGATCAGGCAAATCGGTGTAGGGCTCAGCTACGGCAAGCAATTGCAGATTATGAAGCAGAGCTTGCAAGCATCTGCTCAGCAATGGGTGAACTGCCAGTAAATATCCGGCAG TGTGATCAGAATGCTGGAAGTTTGAAGGAAGAGCTTAGGGCCATTGTTCCAGAGCTGGAGGAGATGCAAAAGAGGAAATGTGAGAGAAGGAACCAATTTATTGATATCCTACAGCAAACACAAAAGATTTCAAATGAGATCGGTAGATCCACAGAATACAGTGTGGTGGATGAAACTGATTTGTCCTTAAGAAAGCTTGAAGAATTTAACAGGCAGCTGCAAGCACTTCAAAAGGAAAAG GAAGAACGCCTGAAACAAGTCCTGGACTACCTTAAATCTCTGAACTCTTTCTGTTTAGTGCTCGGTATGGATTTCAAGAACAAGGTTCATGAAGTGCACCCCAGTTTGGATGATTCTGAGGTAACGAAGAACATAAGTGACAATACGATTGAGAGGTTGGCTGCTGCAATTCAAACACTGCGAAAAATCAAGATAGAGAGGATGCAGAAA CTTCAAGATCTGGCAACGACAATGTTGGAGCTGTGGCATTTAATGGATACACCAATTGAGGAGCAGCAGATGTTTCAGAATGTCACCTGTAACATAGCTGCTTCTGAACATGAAATAACAGAACACAACATTCTCTCTGAGGACTTCATTAATTAT GTTGAGGCAGAAGTGTCTAGACTCGAAGAACTGAAAGCAAGCAAGATGAAAGAGCTTGTTCTGAAGAAGAGATCAGAGTTAGAGGAGATATGCAGACGGACACATATGGTAGCAGAGGCAGATACTGGAATGGAATATGCAATTGAAGCTATTGATTCTG GTGTTGTGGATCCTGCTAGTGTCCTAGAACAACTCGAGCTTCAAATTGCAAGATCTAAAGAGGAAGCATTTAGCAGGAAAGAAATACTTGAAAAGGTTGAGAAATGGTTAGCTGCATGCGAGGAGGAGTGCTGGCTTGAGGAGTATAACAGG GATGAAAATCGCTATAATACTGGTAGGGGTGGCCATCTCATTCTGAAGCGTGCTGAAAAAGCTCGTTCAACAGTGAACAAACTTCCAG CCATGGTGGACGCATTGGCATCAAAAACCATAgcatgggagagagaaagaggtgtGGAATTCACATATGATGGT ATTCGACTTCTTGCAATGCTGGAAGAGTATAGCATTTTAAGGCAAGAGAAAGAGCAAGAACGCCGAAGGCAGCGG GATCAAAAGAAACTTCAGGGACAGTTAATAGCAGAGCAGGAAGTGCTTTTCGGTTCAAAACCAAGCCCTTTAAAGCCCCAGAGTGGAAAAAAAGTCTCGAGACCTTCAACTGGCGGCGGTCCAGGCAGCAAAAGACTCTCCCTTGGTGGGGCGATGCTGCAAACTCCTAAACCTGATTTGGTCAACTCCACAAAAGCTGCTCTGCAATCACGTACAGTCAAGAAGGGTCTATTGCAAAATGACTCGCTTAACCACCATGAGGATGAAGGTTTTGCAGCTTTACATTCAG GTAGGAGAGGCTTGGATAGTGCTGGTTTCCCAGTGAAACAGCACTCCTTAAATGCTGCAAATGCTGGTGACATTGAATCACCCATGATGCGGAAACCCTTCTCTCCTGTCTCAAAGGCCAACACGACAAACTTGATGGAAGACATGAACAAAGCACAGAAAATACTTCCTAGTAACAATATGGCAATGACCACACCATCCAAGTTGGCTTTTCTTAACGATGAGGAAGAAAACAGGACCCCCAAAGCAATGTCAGTTCCAGTCCCCGCTACCCCTTCAACTGTGTCAGTGCCCATGCAGACTGCCATAACCCCGGTTCCATCCTCTGTTCTTCATGGAGCTAGCACCATGGGAGAGATGCCTGAAGTGATCGAATACTCATTTGAGGAGAGAAGAGCCGGTTTCATCCTTCCCCAGACACATATGAAGTCCATTGTCCAAGTTTGA
- the LOC122667258 gene encoding protein PHYTOCHROME KINASE SUBSTRATE 4-like isoform X2, whose protein sequence is MEKFTVTETFNGGLSQRPIFEQNEPSPLPYTSFPPNSHLRDTSFSSFTRPGEPKLVPEERFRRQIDDTEISIFDAEKYFNEGRDQKEKKQTSTVTVNLDRIPDRRSSLSTVSRLSSSISSVDGYGRNYKSGSFHATPTASSEASWNSQSGLLSIPPGSSIAVSMRNLPLDGKRRGISSKWFFGTRCPCSGKKSVQVDEKLSNPKNPFHSNGSSNRSFNPKKQSSKSGEVAPADRVAKEKAKVFDKNIIIDERTELKSVSGNHLSSPESGHRIVSSNSAGRLVTEGGGGFSFPILNPPVLEDPPSRESLEVFQPSEESVVRKSTELQRQMLMSFAGNSESQSFTFPASPKTRATIGDDDVASDTSSDLFEIESFSTQTTMYPLYHHQREAFDEFSSNDGTRILGHGNGMLQFRRSIDGTMTPSIAPTEFYEPSEISVDWSVTTAEGFDRRSVTNFSTATSEYEDFRFKVQKESEKIIANGGGGASNIRRKGNGLLSCRCEKAVNVGPHPVKQLPDQCRAGGVGTPATVLVESCQIPATTSRLANLSSMHKARASGKPPLARSNSARMSHAFITQ, encoded by the exons atggaaaagtTTACAGTAACTGAGACCTTTAATGGTGGCCTTTCTCAAAGACCCATCTTTGAACAGAATGAACCATCTCCTCTTCCTTATACATCATTTCCACCAAATTCCCACCTCAGAGACACTTCATTCTCTTCATTTACCAGACCAGGAGAACCCAAACTGGTTCCTGAAGAACGTTTCAGACGGCAAATTGATGATACAGAGATAAGCATCTTTGATGCTGAAAAGTACTTCAATGAAGGAAGAGAtcagaaagagaagaagcagaCTTCTACTGTGACTGTAAATCTTGATAGAATTCCTGACAGAAGGTCTTCTCTGTCTACAGTTTCAaggctttcttcttctatttcatcTGTTGatggttatgggagaaattacAAAAGTGGATCCTTCCATGCAACACCAACAGCTTCATCTGAAGCTAGCTGGAACAGCCAATCTGGTTTGTTGTCAATTCCACCCGGTTCTTCAATTGCAGTTTCTATGAGAAATCTACCTTTGGatgggaagagaagaggaatTTCAAGCAAGTGGTTCTTTGGGACAAGATGTCCTTGCTCTGGTAAGAAATCTGTTCAAGTGGACGAGAAATTATCAAATCCCAAGAACCCATTTCATTCAAATGGTAGTTCAAACAGATCtttcaatcccaagaaacaGAGCTCTAAATCAGGAGAAGTTGCTCCTGCAGATAGAGTAGCCAAGGAGAAAgcaaaggtgtttgataaaaacATTATAATCGATGAAAGGACAGAACTGAAATCAGTGTCTGGGAACCATTTGTCATCGCCAGAGTCCGGTCACCGAATAGTCTCTTCCAATTCCGCCGGAAGGTTGGTTACTGAAGGTGGTGGTGGCTTCTCCTTCCCTATACTAAATCCTCCTGT GCTGGAAGACCCACCTAGCAGGGAATCACTAGAGGTCTTCCAACCATCAGAAGAATCAGTGGTAAGGAAGTCTACAGAGCTTCAACGGCAGATGCTGATGTCATTTGCCGGCAACAGTGAAAGCCAGAGCTTTACTTTCCCGGCAAGTCCGAAAACTCGAGCAACTATTGGAGATGATGATGTAGCAAGTGACACAAGCTCGGatttatttgaaattgaaagCTTCTCAACTCAGACAACAATGTATCCATTGTATCATCACCAGAGAGAAGCCTTCGATGAATTCTCAAGCAATGATGGAACGCGAATTCTTGGACATGGTAATGGAATGTTACAGTTCCGGCGGAGCATTGATGGGACTATGACCCCTTCAATTGCACCAACTGAATTTTATGAGCCTAGTGAGATTAGTGTTGATTGGAGTGTTACAACCGCTGAGGGGTTCGATCGGAGAAGTGTCACAAACTTTTCAACTGCAACATCAGAGTATGAGGATTTCAGGTTCAAAGTACAGAAAGAATCAGAGAAGATTATTgccaatggtggtggtggtgctagtAACATTAGAAGGAAGGGAAATGGATTGTTGAGCTGCAGATGTGAGAAAGCAGTGAATGTAGGTCCTCATCCAGTGAAGCAATTACCCGATCAATGTCGTGCCGGTGGTGTCGGTACTCCGGCGACTGTCCTAGTTGAATCATGTCAAATTCCGGCGACGACGTCGAGGTTGGCAAATTTAAGTTCAATGCACAAGGCAAGGGCTTCTGGTAAGCCACCTCTAGCAAGGTCTAATTCTGCTCGCATGTCTCATGCCTTCATTACACAATAA
- the LOC122667258 gene encoding protein PHYTOCHROME KINASE SUBSTRATE 4-like isoform X1, whose product MEKFTVTETFNGGLSQRPIFEQNEPSPLPYTSFPPNSHLRDTSFSSFTRPGEPKLVPEERFRRQIDDTEISIFDAEKYFNEGRDQKEKKQTSTVTVNLDRIPDRRSSLSTVSRLSSSISSVDGYGRNYKSGSFHATPTASSEASWNSQSGLLSIPPGSSIAVSMRNLPLDGKRRGISSKWFFGTRCPCSGKKSVQVDEKLSNPKNPFHSNGSSNRSFNPKKQSSKSGEVAPADRVAKEKAKVFDKNIIIDERTELKSVSGNHLSSPESGHRIVSSNSAGRLVTEGGGGFSFPILNPPVLLPNGGKLAIQLEDPPSRESLEVFQPSEESVVRKSTELQRQMLMSFAGNSESQSFTFPASPKTRATIGDDDVASDTSSDLFEIESFSTQTTMYPLYHHQREAFDEFSSNDGTRILGHGNGMLQFRRSIDGTMTPSIAPTEFYEPSEISVDWSVTTAEGFDRRSVTNFSTATSEYEDFRFKVQKESEKIIANGGGGASNIRRKGNGLLSCRCEKAVNVGPHPVKQLPDQCRAGGVGTPATVLVESCQIPATTSRLANLSSMHKARASGKPPLARSNSARMSHAFITQ is encoded by the coding sequence atggaaaagtTTACAGTAACTGAGACCTTTAATGGTGGCCTTTCTCAAAGACCCATCTTTGAACAGAATGAACCATCTCCTCTTCCTTATACATCATTTCCACCAAATTCCCACCTCAGAGACACTTCATTCTCTTCATTTACCAGACCAGGAGAACCCAAACTGGTTCCTGAAGAACGTTTCAGACGGCAAATTGATGATACAGAGATAAGCATCTTTGATGCTGAAAAGTACTTCAATGAAGGAAGAGAtcagaaagagaagaagcagaCTTCTACTGTGACTGTAAATCTTGATAGAATTCCTGACAGAAGGTCTTCTCTGTCTACAGTTTCAaggctttcttcttctatttcatcTGTTGatggttatgggagaaattacAAAAGTGGATCCTTCCATGCAACACCAACAGCTTCATCTGAAGCTAGCTGGAACAGCCAATCTGGTTTGTTGTCAATTCCACCCGGTTCTTCAATTGCAGTTTCTATGAGAAATCTACCTTTGGatgggaagagaagaggaatTTCAAGCAAGTGGTTCTTTGGGACAAGATGTCCTTGCTCTGGTAAGAAATCTGTTCAAGTGGACGAGAAATTATCAAATCCCAAGAACCCATTTCATTCAAATGGTAGTTCAAACAGATCtttcaatcccaagaaacaGAGCTCTAAATCAGGAGAAGTTGCTCCTGCAGATAGAGTAGCCAAGGAGAAAgcaaaggtgtttgataaaaacATTATAATCGATGAAAGGACAGAACTGAAATCAGTGTCTGGGAACCATTTGTCATCGCCAGAGTCCGGTCACCGAATAGTCTCTTCCAATTCCGCCGGAAGGTTGGTTACTGAAGGTGGTGGTGGCTTCTCCTTCCCTATACTAAATCCTCCTGTGCTCCTCCCCAATGGTGGGAAATTGGCAATTCAGCTGGAAGACCCACCTAGCAGGGAATCACTAGAGGTCTTCCAACCATCAGAAGAATCAGTGGTAAGGAAGTCTACAGAGCTTCAACGGCAGATGCTGATGTCATTTGCCGGCAACAGTGAAAGCCAGAGCTTTACTTTCCCGGCAAGTCCGAAAACTCGAGCAACTATTGGAGATGATGATGTAGCAAGTGACACAAGCTCGGatttatttgaaattgaaagCTTCTCAACTCAGACAACAATGTATCCATTGTATCATCACCAGAGAGAAGCCTTCGATGAATTCTCAAGCAATGATGGAACGCGAATTCTTGGACATGGTAATGGAATGTTACAGTTCCGGCGGAGCATTGATGGGACTATGACCCCTTCAATTGCACCAACTGAATTTTATGAGCCTAGTGAGATTAGTGTTGATTGGAGTGTTACAACCGCTGAGGGGTTCGATCGGAGAAGTGTCACAAACTTTTCAACTGCAACATCAGAGTATGAGGATTTCAGGTTCAAAGTACAGAAAGAATCAGAGAAGATTATTgccaatggtggtggtggtgctagtAACATTAGAAGGAAGGGAAATGGATTGTTGAGCTGCAGATGTGAGAAAGCAGTGAATGTAGGTCCTCATCCAGTGAAGCAATTACCCGATCAATGTCGTGCCGGTGGTGTCGGTACTCCGGCGACTGTCCTAGTTGAATCATGTCAAATTCCGGCGACGACGTCGAGGTTGGCAAATTTAAGTTCAATGCACAAGGCAAGGGCTTCTGGTAAGCCACCTCTAGCAAGGTCTAATTCTGCTCGCATGTCTCATGCCTTCATTACACAATAA